In Indicator indicator isolate 239-I01 chromosome 20, UM_Iind_1.1, whole genome shotgun sequence, a genomic segment contains:
- the ARL5B gene encoding ADP-ribosylation factor-like protein 5B yields MGLIFAKLWSLFGSQEHKVIIVGLDNAGKTTILYQFLMNEVVHTSPTIGSNVEEIVVKNTHFLMWDIGGQESLRSSWNTYYSNTEFIILVVDSIDRERLSITKEELYRMLAHEDLRKAAVLIFANKQDMKGCMTAAEISTYLTLSSIKDHPWHIQSCCALTGEGLCQGLEWMTSRIGVR; encoded by the exons ATGGGCCTGATCTTCGccaagctgtggagtctcttcggTAGCCAAG AACACAAAGTAATCATAGTGGGACTTGACAATGCTGGCAAGACTACTATTCTGTACCAATT CTTAATGAATGAAGTGGTTCATACATCTCCAACCATAGGAAGCAATGTAGAAGAAATAGTGGTGAAAAACACTCACTTCTTAATGTGGGATATTGGAGGCCAGGAATCCTTACGCTCGTCGTGGAATACCTACTATTCAAACACAGAG TTCATCATTCTTGTTGTGGACAGCATCGATCGGGAGCGACTTTCTATCACAAAAGAAGAACTTTACAGAATGCTGGCTCATGAG GATTTACGGAAGGCTGCAGTTCTCATCTTTGCAAACAAGCAGGACATGAAAGGTTGCATGACAGCTGCTGAGATATCTACATACCTCACCCTCAGCTCCATAAAGGATCACCCGTGGCACATTCAGTCCTGCTGTGCTTTGACAGGAGAAGG ATTATGCCAAGgtttggagtggatgacctctCGTATTGGAGTGAGATAG